The sequence TTCCTCGACGCCACCGTGGCCCGCTTCGGCGGCGTGGACATCCTCGTCAACAACGCGGGGACGTCGGCGGCCGCCGCGTTCGAGGCGGTCGACGATCGGGCCTGGCAGGCCGACATCGACCTCAAGGTCATGGCCGCCATCCGCTTCTGCCGCCTGGTGATCCCCCACATGAAGCGGCGCGGCGGCGGCCGCATCATCAACGTCACGACCGTCGGGGGCAAGGCGCCCGGGGTGCGGGCCCTGCCGACCACCGTGACCCGCGCGGCGGGGATCAATCTCACCAAGGCCCTGGCCAACGAGTACGCCGCCGACGGGATCCTGGTGAACACGATCTGCCTGGGGGTGGTGAAGAGTGGCCAGTGGGAGCGCCGGGTCACCGGGGACCGCGCCGCCTACTATCA comes from Candidatus Methylomirabilota bacterium and encodes:
- a CDS encoding SDR family oxidoreductase; its protein translation is MPQMSDTLELGLKGKVSIVTGGSDGLGRACAERFARSGAHVAICARRKDVLERAAAEIRDATGADVLAQATDVTHADQIQAFLDATVARFGGVDILVNNAGTSAAAAFEAVDDRAWQADIDLKVMAAIRFCRLVIPHMKRRGGGRIINVTTVGGKAPGVRALPTTVTRAAGINLTKALANEYAADGILVNTICLGVVKSGQWERRVTGDRAAYYQEVARTRRIPLGRVGEAHEFADLVAFLASERAGYITGTAINFDGGLSATV